ACAGTGAAAGACATTAAGAACTATCTTCAGCGTAAAGAAGAACAAGGAGTCCTGGAAGTGATGGTTTGGCccccacagagccctgatctcaacatcATCGAGTCTGTCTGGGATTACATGAAGAGAGAGGAGCACCTGAGGCAGCTTAAATCCATAGACGAACTGTGGTTAGTTCTCCAAGATGTTTGGGCCAACCTACCCGCCGAGTTCCTTCAAAAACTGTGTGCAAgaattgatgctgttttgaaggcaaagggtggtgacaccaaatattgatttgatgtagagttttcttctgttcactcactttgcattttgttaattgataaatataaactattaacatgtctatttttgaaagcattcttactttacaccattttttcacacctgcctaaaacttttgcacagtagtgtatatagagtaccagtcaaaggtttggacacacatactcattcaagggtttttctttattttgactattttcaacattgtagaataatagtgaagacgtcaaaactacgaaataacacatatggaatcatgtagtaaccaaaaaagtgttaaacaaatcaaaatacagtacaagttaaaagtttggaaacatctactcattccaggtttttttaaataaaaatgttctacattgtagaataatagtgaagacatcaaaatgatgaaataacacatatggaatcatgtagtaaccaaaaaagtgttaaactgcTTTGCACACCCatggcattctcacaaccagtTGTCACCTGAAATTTCAtttaacagctgtgccttgttaacagttaatttgtgtaatttctttccttcttaatgcgttggagccaatcagttgtgttgtgacaaggtaggggtggtatacagaagaaggGCACCCTAAAAATTACTTTTCACTATTCATGATTCaatcaggattatccgtaatcatgttagcatccacattaatgtagaagtgcttataaacatattctattcttatttacattataagtgactccaaaatgacacaatacattatttaacattaacttctattgggcacaaaataatctgaaacacaaccaaaacaaacaacaaatgcatccaacaaatataTAGAGTCATAtccttgatgtagtcattgaatgTTATGAATATGCGACCAATTCTTAACTTTTTACTACATTAATAcaaatataagtgaatttgtcccaataccttTGGTCCTCTAAAGTTGGGTGACTATGTAcacaaagtgctgtaatttctaaacggttcacccgatatggatggaaATACCCTCCAATAAaatctgacagtctgcactttaacctcatagtcattgcaGAATTGCACTCACTGTCGCAATAATTTTGGAATAATTttggaatgcactgtacattattCATCCATTTGCCATGTTAAATGTGGGGTCTGAAATTGTcaaccttgataaagatgagcaaaaatgactgcTCTATTTTAATGTCATCAACAAATGTTAACgactggagtttgctaaacggcattggcacttggattggaaccggtgcattggtcagatgacatgaaaatagagctcttaggCCACGGACAGCAGTCATGGGTTTGGCATCGAAATGAGAATGCATAATCACAAAAGAACCCCATACCTAATGTAAAATATGGTAGTGGATCTTTGATATTATGGGGATATTTTGCTTCCTCtggttaaggtcaacggcatcatgaactttacccagtaccaggacattaaGCCCAAAACCTGGTGAAAGTTGTTATTTTTCAGCCACTCTGAACCTATGACCAGAAACACCTGAACCTGTTTCTCATTTGAGTATGGATTCTTGAAAGATTGAATACTAGCATATGGAACAATCTACAGATGAGGCATTTTTTTCAATTAATAGGAATTGGAATTGTAACATGGAGCTCTATCAGCCCAGCAAAGGGCTAGTCTTCCAAGAGTCACATTCTCATATGGGAATGTACTAATTTGCCACTGGGGCATACTCACCAAGTATGTTCCATATTATTCCAGTATACCACTCGGGATATGGGTTAAAACCTGGAATGCACACTATTTCCCCTTCAGGAAGTAAAGCACGGAACGGAACTCCACCATAGAGTCTAGAACCTACGCCCAGATCTCACCTTCGCACGCAAAGTCAGAGAGAGCTGCTCAGCTTCATTATCAACTGcctgtaatttttttattttatggcTTTGTCCCAGTCAAAGTGAGGAAGGACACAAAAAAAAAGAACAGACACttttaaaataatttgtttttattattaCAAAGCACATCATCTATAATACATTTACAGTATATGGCTTATATTTTCATTGTACAATATACAAAAAAAAGGACAATACAAAAATAAGGTATTTTAATATAAAGCTGTCTTCTTGAaagctatttcacaaaagtttgAATACTCACAACACAAATTGTCTTTTCACTGAATGACTTTTGTCAATCACTGCTTATTTAAGCAGCACTTACACAATTACACAGGTATCGACACGTCAACATTCATAGTGGATATTTCATGAAAACGTAGGTAAATGATATTGTACATAATTCTATGATACAAAAATGTTCTTTACATTACAAAAATAAACAGATATTGCTGTTTGGTTGCAATGACATGGTAGGACAGAGCATACTATAGTGTCACAGGGAAGGGGTTCTTTTTTCTGAAGTTGGCACAGTTTATGTGAATCACTAGAAAATGTTTCACACAGCTAGTCTATGAAAGTATAATTCCACAGATTTCCTGTTTTTAATATAAACGTCTGTTGAAGCAGCCTTACgtttgcacgcacgcacgcacgcacgcacgcacgcacgcacgcacgcacgcacacacacacgcacacacacacacacacacacacacagtatagacatgACATTCAGATACttgcacactgacagacacatacatacacacacatgcacacacactctgacCTAATACTTGTGATCAGTCATCTGGCATACACAGTCACTTCATTACAGGGCTCAGTGGAGGCTCGTCCCAACCAGCAAAAAGAGGCCCAaatccctccctctgtagtctccatCTACAGTGTATATATTTCTATACAAACTACATTTCAGGAGACCTAAAAGCTGGTTTTAATACAAAGCTTTACAGAAAAGCTTCACTTCAGTCATTCAAGTGGTGACAATTAAATTAAATATTGAGTTTGAATATAGTGCTATAGCTCGAACTTATAACAAAGGTTATTTATAAAAGAAAAAACATCCTTCCTGTAATCAAGGAATTTGTTCCTGTTCATGAGTTTGTATCTCATATGCACAAAGTATGTGTGTGATGGTATTATTAGCCAGTCTCCATGGTGCCTGAAGCCAAGCAGACATTATCACGTTCCACAGCTGTTcgtttccttctctccttccttcgtGATTCTGTCTGTGAATCTTCCTTGTCTGCAGATCCAGATAAAGTTACTCTGCAAAGCACCAGGTTTGATATAGAGACGTTGGGTAATTAAAGCAAAATATGAATTCTCTCCCCACACTCTTCCACATTCACATGTCAGATGAGATGGTGAGAAACATGGATGTTGCTGGCTGTTCaaacggcgtgtgtgtgtgttgtttgtgtctctcctcttctttccaaAGTAAGTTCTCCATAGCTCATTATTTCTCTGTGCCTTGCAGACATGTCAGTCTTGCTGCTTTGGATGTTTAACATATCCAGTACAGACCAGTAGGTGAAATAAGGGATATTTAAAACCTAGAGTGGTCTCTACTATGCCATGGTGATGTGGTTGCTCCTCTCTCTGATGTCTGCCGTGGGGTTGTTGGGGTTCTTTAATGGTGTCACTGGTAGAGCTGAACTTCTGCCTTTGGGCTTGAACAGGTCAGATACGAAAAACACCTGAGGGATtggaaagaagaagaaaaaaaggtcAATATCGTCCATGTTTTAGAGCgctttcgtaaagtattcagaccccgtgactttttcaatattttgttattctaaaattgattaaataaattaaaaaatcctcatcaatctaaacacaataccccacaataacaaagggaaaacagattttttgaaatctttgcaaatgtattcaaaataaaaaactgaaagaactcatttacataagtattcagtatgttgccacccccgtgcttcacggttgggatggtcttCTTGGGCTTGCAAgaatccccccttttcctccaaacataacgatggttattatggccaaagagttctatttttgtttcatcagaccagaggacatttctccaaaaagtactatctttgtccccatgtgcagttgcaaaccgtagtctgtcttttcttatcgcggttttggagcagtggcttcttccttgctgagcggcctttcaggttttgtcgatatatgactcgttttactgtggatatagatacttttgtacctgtttcatccagcatcttcacaaggtcctttgctgtggtCTGTATTTTTCGAccaaaagtacgttaatctctaggagacagaacgcgtccccttcctgagcggtatgacggctgcgtggtcccatggtgtttatacttgcgtactattgtttgaacagatgaacgtggtaccttcaggcgtttggaaattgctcccaagaatggaccttttttctgaggtcttgactgatttcttttgattttcccatgatgtcaagtgccttgaaggtaggccttgaaatacatccacaggtacacctccaattgactcaaatgatgtcaattagcctatcagaagcttctaaagccatgacataattttctggaattttccaagctgtttaaaggcacagtcaacttagtgtatgtaaacttctgacccactggaattgtgatacagtgaattataagtgaaataatctgtctgtaaacaattgttggaaaaattacttgtgtcatgcacaaagcagatgtcctaaccgacttgtcaaaactatagtttgttaacaagaaatttgtgaagtggctgaaaaatgagttttaatgactccaacctacgtgtatgtaaacttccgacttcaactgtaaagccccacagttgacagtgcatgtcagagcaaaaaccaagccatgaggtcgaaagaatagtccgtagacctccgagacaggattgtgtcgaggcatagatctggggaagggtaccaaacaacttctgcagcattgaaggtcccaaagaacacaatggcctccatcattcttaaatggaagaagtttggaaccaccaagactgcccgcctggccaaactgtgcAATTGGTGGAGAAGGGCCGTggtgagggaggtgaccaagaacccaatggtcattctgacagagctccagagttcctctgtggagataggagaaccttccagaaggacaaccatctccgcagcattccaccaatcaggtctttatggtagagtggccagacggaagccacacctaagtaaaaggcacatgacagcccgcttaaagtttgcaaaaaggcacctaaaggactctcagaccatgggaaacaagattctctggtctgatgaaaccaagatttaactctttggcctgaatgccaagtgtcacgtctggaggaaacctggcactatccctaaggtgaagtatggtggtgacagcatcatactgtggggatatttgtcagcgacagggactgggagaccagtcaggattgtGGGAAAgaagaacggagcaaagtatagagagatccttgatgacaatCTGCTCCAGaggagctcaggacctcagattggggtgaaggttcaccttacaacaggacaatgaccctaagcacacagccaagacaatgcaggagtggcttcgggacaagtctctgaatgtccttgagtggcccagccagagcctggacttgagcccaatcgaacatctctggagagacctgaaaatagctgtgcagtgacgctgctgtagattgatgtgggggaaaaaaaatgtaatacattttaaaataaggctgtaacgtaacaaaatgtggaaaaagtcaaggggtctgaatactttccaaatgcactgtatatgcagtACTATATCATCCTATCTAGTAAATCATAGCTATAGTACATACTATGCATTATATGCAGTAAAGTACTATGTAGTTATGGGGACATAGTAAAGACTAAGTCCAAATACTCACTATGCTGTAGGCCACCAGGGCTCCCTGTGCGAAGCCAGCCAGGACGTCGGTGGGATGGTGCTTGTGGTCAGAGACGCGGGACAGGCCGGTGTAGAAGGACATCATGATGAGGGTGAACTGGGTCAGGGGGCGCAGGAGACGGGCTCCACGCCATGTGAACCTGGACTGCAGGTAGAACTGGGAGATTGGGAGAGATGGGTAATGAATCAACACAGGGCGACagctagagtgtgtgtgtacaagtgtgtgtgtgtgtgtgtgtgtgtgtgtgtgtgtgtgtgtgtgtgtgtgtgtgtgtgtgtgtgtgtgtgtgtgtgtgtgtgtgtgtgtgtgtgtgtgtgtgtgtgtgtgtgtgtgtgtgtgtgtgtgtgtgtgtgtgaggttaagACACATAACAGTAACTCACCACCAAATACAGCATGGTGTACATGGAAAAGGACGCATGGCCAGAGAAGAACGACTTCCTGAAAAGGACACAATGTTGTTACTATAGCAATTAGAAGATTACTGCACAGGTAAGACCAATGCAATGCCTTTCGCCTGGATATTGAACAAAGCATTCACTTTGTATGAAATCAAATATCCGGTACCACTTCAAACGAAACATAACTTATAGGCTACGTTTCTTTATAGAGCATTCATAAAGTCttcataaacaccacatagaTGCTTCCCAATCACAATAGAGTAATCTCAGAGTAATGTACCTGGCTTCCTGCACTTTGCTCTCGGGTCCATTACACTGGTAATCTGTGATGTAGCCCAAAGAACAGTTGATGGTGGACCAGTCGGGCCTACACACGTCCAGGAAGTGGGGTCGCATGCGGCCCACCGATACCTTGGCAATGTCCGTGAACGATTGACTGACGGCGCAGCCAAAGATGAACACGCCCACCTGCTTGTAGAGGGCGGAGATGTAGGGGTTCCCTACGAAGGACTTAGAGCCCTCGTTCAGGTAGTAGATCATGTAGCTCTCACCAATGATGATCTGATGGGGGAAGGAACAAGGAGAGGATACAGTCATGTCATCTACAGCACAAAGATGGCCACTGTGGCAGTCAAATGGTGATTGGTGGAACCGGAGTCTACAGCGGCCATCTTTACAGATGACATGACTATATCTCTTAGAGATGATGATCTGGCAAGAGGGATAAAGGAGAGGTTACAGTCATGCAGAAGCAGAAATGCACATctctatatgtactgtatatatggctCAGCAGTCATGTCATCTACAAGGATGGCCACTGAAATGATATTGTTACTGTTATGTAGTTCCTAATTACTGTCAGAGTAAATATCAGTACTTCATTGTTTCATTGTTATTATGTCTCATTTCAACAAAACTGAACTGCTTATTCATTTCCTTAATGATAGAGTATGATAGAGTATCAGACATCTGGTTTTCCAATATATATTTGGAATTCAGTTAAACACATCAGTAAAACAGCAGAGACTGATCAGAGAGTATAGAGCGACAATACTAGGAGTAATCAGAGTATAATATTACAACGATAATATGAGCTGAGGGAAAAAAATACTTACATCAAAGACTTTCAAATATTTGACTCtattttggaggaaaaaggtcaATCAAAAACACTCCAAACCTAACCCTTGGTTAGCACCACTAATATCAAAGACAAATTGCATAACGTTCAGTGTAGCTATGTTGAGGGTGAGGGTGAGTGAGTATGTGAGTTGTGGAAAGCACATGCAGAGGTTTTCAGTAAGTGGGTAAATAAACAAACGTATAAAACCGATGATTGACGTGCCGGACATACTTAGGGCCGGGGGACGTGGACCTGACTCCAATAACTCGCTACAGCTGTTCAAGCTCGAATGCCTTTCCCTTCCCCACCCCCCTCTAGTCCACCTCCTGGCCACAGATaaatgggagagagggagtgagtgaggagagaaggagaaagagctTGAGGTTttatagagggagggagtgagaagaagagggagggagggagagtgaagagagggagggagaaaaagagtgagggagaggagggagagaaggagggagggacagagggagtcaatggggagagacaaagtgagaggggcagagtgagagagggaggaaaagagcaAGGGAGAAACAAGAGGGAatgaaaagggagagagaaagggagggacagCGAGGGGGAGGGCAGGGGCAGTACTTCTGGTTTCAACCGGGAGAAACGCTGAGCTAggcgatatgtccgattttttgGTGGCCAGACTCTGCCAGAGCAGACACACATTGGGGGCACGTTTGTTTTTGACCGCGCCAGCTCACTCGTTTTCGCAGGGCTCTGATTTCACAAGGGGATGTCTGGGTGTTTTCTTGTTAGCATCTCGGTTTCATTGAGAAATTCTTGTCAGGGCAGAAAAACGGCTCATTTCGATAAGAACACATTTGGGGGAAGGTCCTATAGGGAGATTGAACAAGCTGATAACATGTAtgtttttcttttttcatttcTCTCTCGCCACCATGGAGCCCTTTAGAGCCTGGTTGATCCAACCCAGCTGCTTCATGGGAGAGAAAAGAACACATCTGTTTCTCATTGTGTAAGAACTGAGAATATATCAACTATGTGAATGAATGAAACGGCTTTGTATTAACTTTGTGTAACTGTTAAAGTTGTAACCTCAGAGATATTCAAAGGGAGGAAGAGGTTGTCTCGTGCCTTGTCTCATAAATGTCTAGTCGTCACACAAATTATACAATTATAAAATGTTAACTCCATCACTCCCAGagtcgttttttttgttgttgcagagaTTTATTTTAAGACCCTTGGTCTATGGGGAAACATGGAATTTAGCGTCACATTCAGAAGAAGAAAAACTTCTCCTGTGCCATCCACCACATCTCTAGCCCTGTGAATTACAGTGTTTGTAATCGTCAAGTCAATACTTAATATATTGGCTTCATTGATATGTTGGCTTTATGTTGACAAAAgtcatattgaattgtgtttggttgacaatgcaACCCAATCTCGACATTTAGAGAAGATGTATCTATTGATTGGATAGTTTAATCTCAGGCACTGGcttaatcctattctttaactattatttttggtttagttggagCTAACAATCAAACATGTAATTTGTTAACTTGTCTACAAGTTAATAATCTATTTACTATattgcaaaagtgatattgaatcgTGTTTGATGTGCAATGCAACCAATTGTCAACATTTAAAGGAAATGTATCTTTTGTGCCATTGACTTAGTCTTGCTTTAGTTCCAAGTTCTCAAGAAAtgtataattgatatgttggcttttccgtctccatctcaaccaaaaatctaagttaaagaatatgaCTAAATCAAATCACTTTATTTAGTCTACTTAACTTCGattttgaaaaatatatggcaaatataaaTCCAAAATGGATAGTGTTAAgatatagatgggaggggttgaatggagctgaagggtgggcctaataacaacaaaataacaaatgtaaaacatacagggtctgtaaaatgtatataggttcagaaatgttgtgatatagcacagttacaaatagaaatcaaactggatggacatcagaaatagaggaaggctaggactaaaaacaaaatataactattgtaaaatagattgtgtctgtaaaatgtgtatagtatgtatgtatagtattgtatgtATGGTTAatagcatagtgataacacattaggaattcaacaaacttctggctgtctttttgagtgggtgaataaaatCTCActgatcaacgtctcaaccaaatattacccaaatgCCCATGTTGAAATGACGCCCAGTGGGAACCCCACAACTGCCAGGACAGTGGGCAGCGTACTGTATAATTTAGTagacacacagtacagtaagtgTTGATGGTGCTGCACATTGCTGAGGTGGAAAGTGAGATGAACATAGCCTGAAtcacagatctgtttgtgctgccttgccaactcctatggcaaCTCATATACAtatgagttggcaagacagcataaACTGATCTGGGACTAATTCGTGAGGTATAGTGACTTACAGAAAGGATGGTGATAAGAATGCCAGCAGCAGAAAGCACAGCGTCGCTTATGGTGTCTCCGTGTTTGGCCGGGTACTTGATGGACTCATCGTTGCAGTAAAAGCCTCGGCGGTAGGGCTGTACAGCACTAGTTTCTATGATCAGGAAAGGCAGGCCGGCTATGTACACACAGCagtggtgaggcagagagagagagagagagagggagagggatagatgaagagagagagatcgaggagAGAGGGTCAATAAGGGGCTCCAAAAGGAGTGTCCACAGGTAGATGGCACAGCGATGGCTGGACAGGGAACATGGGGGTCTCACTTTTCACTCACATCTTTCCAGACTTGTTGTCTTAACTCAGATAGTTCTCAACCTAAAACCAATTACTAGGAAATAGTGGTTTAGGTCTCAATTCAGTATTGATGAGCCGAGTAGGAGTTAATTTTGTACCAATAGGGTTTGTATACTAGCCTTGGTGCCTGTCTGTTTCTGATTTCCCACAACTCCTTGTGGTTGTCATACCAACGTGTTTGGAAAATGTTTATAGACAGACCGACACTAAGGCTAATCCCATACTACTTCTAGGTTCATGAATGCAATCAATTGAATATAGCTCACCAACTGCTACATTTGTGAGGTGGCCTCGGCATATAGCCACATTCAGTGAATCTCTGGATGGAGTGAATCAGAGTCCCCTGGATGCGTTTCCTGTCCCTCCTGCTGCTGAACCATGCTAAAGATTTACGGAGATGATGGGCACAGGGAACCCCACAACTACCAGGACAGCGGTGGGCAGAGTGCTGTTCTTATAGGACAGGCTGATTCTGCTGTCATTGCAGAACAAGCCCCTCCGGAGGGGTGTGATGGGAAACTTGTGCAGAAAGACGGCAAGGAGCATCACTGCATGTAATCTGTAATCTGCCCAAGTAATCTGACTGgcatacaaacatacacacatcgCAAACACAACCTGTATTGCTGCAGTTAACccacaacacccacacacagctctggcaagaacaaacaaacaaacacagaaagacacacccacacacttacCTGGGGTGCTTACCTGGAAGGTGACTGTTATGCAGTTCTCATCATAACAACATTGATAAACGCTCTCGTCACACAAATCTCAGCTGATAACATGTTATATTCATGTAATATCATGATACAGTGCATCGGTTGTCAAAATGgtgttctgactttgtggctgtgttatctagtggaaatcaCTCTGTCATTTCCTGATTGCTAAAATGTTAACCTTTTCAGTTTATGCACTGAATAGTGTACTGTAGGGAatcagaattttagcaaccaggatatGACAGAGCCCTTTCCACTAGATAaagcagccacaaagtcagaacagCTTTCCCATTTTGACAACAGATGCCACCCCGGCAGGAGAAATCAATAGGTGAGTAGtactgtgaaacactatcatcccactattactgcagatatattatggacattttctgaaatcacaatgcaaaaataacatttaaatCGTATGCGTAGCACCTTTACAGGGAACATTTATGCTCAAAAGCTATATTTTGGTctttttttcattagtccactgttaatATAGTCCCAAACAGTTTTGCATGtaagcagtcaagttttcaagatattggactttcaagaagcagtGTCACTGGCCATATCATCAAGATGATGAAAAATGACTTGACTGCTGACATCCttacattttgggactgtatcaagagtcccaaaatg
Above is a window of Salmo salar chromosome ssa03, Ssal_v3.1, whole genome shotgun sequence DNA encoding:
- the LOC106600418 gene encoding phospholipid phosphatase 3, with the protein product MQRCLIYEKTMAPETRNGGSSSLNNNNSKDNSRKKFLVGVDLFCLFLAGLPFLIIETSAVQPYRRGFYCNDESIKYPAKHGDTISDAVLSAAGILITILSIIIGESYMIYYLNEGSKSFVGNPYISALYKQVGVFIFGCAVSQSFTDIAKVSVGRMRPHFLDVCRPDWSTINCSLGYITDYQCNGPESKVQEARKSFFSGHASFSMYTMLYLVFYLQSRFTWRGARLLRPLTQFTLIMMSFYTGLSRVSDHKHHPTDVLAGFAQGALVAYSIVFFVSDLFKPKGRSSALPVTPLKNPNNPTADIRERSNHITMA